The following proteins come from a genomic window of Oxyura jamaicensis isolate SHBP4307 breed ruddy duck unplaced genomic scaffold, BPBGC_Ojam_1.0 oxyUn_random_OJ67619, whole genome shotgun sequence:
- the LOC118159139 gene encoding uncharacterized protein LOC118159139 codes for MANIMADIVANIVVNVMVDIMANVMVDMAMVDMVDIMANIMVDVMVDVMPVSWPMPWSTSWPTSWSMSWLTSWSTSWLMSWSTSWQTDIMANIMADIKVNVMASVMANAMVNIMASVMANVMANVIAGVMVNIKVNVMGNIMADIVVNVMVDIMVNIMASVMVNVMANAMANILVNFMTDIMANVIASVMANIKVNVMANIMADGQRH; via the exons ATGGCCAACATCATGGCTGACATCGTGGCCAACATCGTGGTCAATGTCATGGTTGACATCATGGCCAATGTCATGGTTGACATGGCCATGGTTGACATGGTTGACATCATGGCCAACATCATGGTTGATGTCATGGTCGACGTCATG CCAGTGTCATGGCCAATGCCATGGTCAACGTCTTGGCCGACATCGTGGTCAATGTCATGGTTGACATCATGGTCAACGTCATGGTTGATGTCGTGGTCAACGTCATGGCAAACCGACATCATGGCCAACATCATGGCCGACATCAAGGTCAACGTCATGGCCAGTGTCATGGCCAATGCCATGGTCAACATCATGGCTAGTGTCATGGCCAATGTCATGGCCAACGTCATTGCCGGTGTCATGGTCAACATCAAGGTCAACGTCATGGGCAACATCATGGCCGACATCGTGGTCAATGTCATGGTTGACATCATG GTCAACATCATGGCCAGCGTCATGGTCAACGTCATGGCCAATGCCATGGCCAACATCTTGGTCAACTTCATGACCGACATCATGGCCAACGTCATCGCCAGTGTCATGGCCAACATCAAGGTCAACGTCATGGCCAACATCATGGCTGACGGCCAACGCCATG